Proteins encoded by one window of Dietzia sp. B32:
- a CDS encoding glucose-6-phosphate dehydrogenase assembly protein OpcA, which yields MIIDLPDTSTREIAKKLVQIREDAGLSTIGRVLTLIVITDHVRGSESAIEAANEASREHPCRVIVVIRGRRADADRLDGQIRVGGDAGAAEVVVLRTSGAMASQSASLVTPLLLPDTPLAVWWPRHSPTLLSEDRVGRLARRRIVDSDAEGHPTDALAKRAAGYSPGDTDLAWARITHWRSLLAATLDSPPFEPITGATVCGPERAASVDLAGGWLASRLGIDVLRAVGPRMVVLERASGSIVLEQISPTSAELRITGQAPTRVALVGRSIADCLSEELRRMDTDGVYADALANHDRVIYTSASVR from the coding sequence GTGATCATCGACCTACCCGACACCTCGACGCGGGAGATCGCCAAGAAGCTCGTGCAGATCCGCGAGGACGCCGGGTTGAGCACCATCGGACGGGTCCTGACACTGATCGTGATCACCGATCATGTCCGCGGCAGTGAGTCCGCGATCGAGGCGGCCAACGAGGCCAGCCGGGAACACCCGTGCCGGGTCATCGTCGTGATCCGCGGTCGCCGCGCGGACGCGGACAGGCTCGACGGTCAGATCCGCGTCGGGGGCGACGCCGGCGCGGCAGAGGTCGTCGTGCTGCGCACCTCCGGCGCGATGGCGTCCCAGTCTGCGTCCCTGGTGACCCCGTTGCTGTTGCCGGACACGCCACTCGCCGTGTGGTGGCCCCGCCACTCCCCCACGCTGCTGTCCGAGGACAGGGTGGGCAGACTCGCGAGGCGTCGGATCGTCGACTCCGACGCGGAGGGGCACCCGACCGATGCCCTGGCCAAGCGGGCGGCCGGGTACTCGCCCGGCGACACCGACCTGGCGTGGGCGCGCATCACGCACTGGCGATCGCTGCTCGCCGCAACGCTGGACAGCCCGCCGTTCGAACCCATCACCGGAGCGACGGTGTGCGGTCCGGAGCGGGCGGCCTCGGTGGACCTGGCCGGTGGTTGGCTGGCGTCGCGTCTCGGCATCGACGTCCTCCGGGCCGTCGGGCCGAGGATGGTCGTCCTCGAGCGGGCATCCGGGTCCATCGTCCTCGAGCAGATCAGCCCCACCTCGGCCGAGCTCCGCATCACCGGTCAGGCGCCCACGCGGGTCGCCCTCGTCGGTCGGAGTATCGCCGACTGTCTGTCGGAGGAGCTGCGGCGCATGGACACCGACGGCGTGTACGCGGATGCCCTGGCGAACCATGACCGCGTCATCTACACCTCGGCCTCCGTCCGCTGA
- the pgl gene encoding 6-phosphogluconolactonase produces the protein MSVTRHLVHPDSEALAEAAALATAGHLGDRIAVAGHATLSLTGGSVGVKTAAALARADIDWNSVTVFLGDERFVPVDDAERNDGQLDAVLLGVIGDRAVIHRWPARGPEFDDVDSAAEAFLRAVDLPAGDGPLFDVTLLGMGPEGHIDSIFPHSPAIAEVERLAVGVRDCPKPPPERLTFTLPAVRRSRHVIVVAAGDGKAEAVAKGLGGADPADWPVAGAVGMESTTYHLDGPAASMLG, from the coding sequence ATGTCAGTCACCCGTCATCTCGTACACCCGGATTCCGAGGCCCTCGCCGAGGCTGCAGCACTGGCGACTGCCGGGCATTTAGGCGACCGGATCGCGGTGGCCGGGCATGCGACCCTGTCCCTCACGGGTGGGTCGGTGGGCGTGAAGACCGCCGCCGCGCTCGCCCGGGCCGACATCGACTGGAACAGCGTGACCGTCTTCCTGGGTGACGAACGCTTCGTCCCGGTGGACGACGCCGAACGCAACGACGGGCAACTCGACGCCGTTCTGCTCGGCGTCATCGGCGACCGTGCCGTCATCCACCGGTGGCCGGCGCGCGGCCCCGAGTTCGACGACGTCGATAGCGCAGCCGAGGCATTCCTGCGGGCCGTGGACCTACCCGCCGGCGATGGACCGCTGTTCGACGTCACGCTGCTGGGTATGGGCCCCGAGGGACATATCGACTCGATCTTCCCGCACTCCCCGGCGATCGCCGAGGTCGAGCGGCTCGCGGTGGGCGTGCGTGACTGTCCCAAGCCCCCGCCTGAGCGGCTCACCTTCACCCTTCCCGCCGTCCGCCGGTCGCGGCACGTGATCGTCGTGGCCGCCGGCGACGGGAAGGCTGAGGCGGTGGCGAAGGGCCTCGGCGGGGCCGATCCCGCGGACTGGCCGGTCGCCGGCGCCGTCGGCATGGAGTCCACCACCTACCACCTGGACGGACCGGCCGCTTCGATGCTGGGTTAG
- the zwf gene encoding glucose-6-phosphate dehydrogenase, whose protein sequence is MSGSDGGGTRVDEVPGGAPEGWSNPLRDPRDRRLPRIAGPSGLVIFGVTGDLSKKKLIPAIYDLANRGLLPPGFSLIGFGRRKWAHDEFAAFAREQARERCRTPFREDVWEQLAAGLRFVTGTFDDDEGFDRLAAQLEALEAERGTAGNYAFYLSIPPDDFPTVCRHLDRTGCTRGPEGSWRRVVIEKPFGHDLASARELNAVVGAVFPEDSVFRIDHYLGKETVQNILALRFANQLFEPVWNANHVDHVQITMAEDIGLGGRAGYYDGIGAARDVIQNHLIQLMALIAMEEPTDFSAAALRAEKTKVLESTSLALPIAETAARGQYAGGWQGSEQVVGLKDEEGYDPSSTTETYAAITLEVHNRRWAGVPFYLRTGKRLGRRVTEIAVVFRRAPHLPFDATMTQELGQNALVIRVQPDEGVTLRFGSKVPGTAMEVRDVNMDFAYGEAFTESSPEAYERLILDVLLGEPSLFPVSREVELSWQLLDPVLQEWESDGTPEQYQAGTWGPRGADEILARSGRTWRRP, encoded by the coding sequence GTGAGCGGCTCCGACGGCGGGGGCACACGGGTCGACGAGGTCCCGGGGGGAGCGCCGGAGGGATGGTCCAATCCTCTCCGCGACCCGCGGGACCGTCGGCTCCCCCGGATCGCGGGGCCGTCCGGCCTCGTGATCTTCGGCGTCACCGGTGACCTGTCCAAGAAGAAGCTCATCCCGGCGATCTACGACCTGGCCAACCGTGGTCTGCTCCCGCCGGGTTTCTCCCTGATCGGGTTCGGACGTCGGAAGTGGGCGCACGACGAGTTCGCCGCGTTCGCACGCGAACAGGCCCGGGAACGGTGCCGTACCCCGTTCCGAGAGGACGTGTGGGAGCAGCTCGCCGCCGGGCTGAGGTTCGTCACCGGGACCTTCGACGACGACGAGGGCTTCGATCGCCTCGCGGCCCAGCTGGAGGCCCTGGAGGCCGAACGTGGGACCGCCGGCAACTACGCGTTCTACCTGTCCATCCCCCCGGACGACTTCCCGACCGTCTGCCGGCACCTCGATCGCACCGGGTGCACCCGCGGTCCGGAGGGATCCTGGCGCCGGGTCGTCATCGAGAAGCCCTTCGGACACGACCTGGCCAGCGCGCGCGAGCTCAACGCCGTGGTGGGTGCGGTGTTCCCCGAGGACTCGGTGTTCCGCATCGATCACTATCTGGGCAAGGAGACCGTCCAGAACATCCTCGCATTGCGTTTCGCCAACCAACTCTTCGAGCCGGTGTGGAACGCGAACCACGTCGACCACGTCCAGATCACCATGGCCGAGGACATCGGTCTGGGTGGCCGGGCCGGCTACTACGACGGCATCGGCGCCGCGCGGGACGTCATCCAGAACCACCTCATCCAGTTGATGGCGCTTATCGCGATGGAGGAACCGACAGACTTCTCCGCTGCCGCTCTGCGGGCGGAGAAAACCAAGGTCCTCGAGTCGACCTCGCTGGCGCTGCCGATAGCCGAGACGGCCGCGCGAGGTCAGTACGCGGGGGGTTGGCAGGGATCCGAACAGGTCGTGGGGCTGAAGGACGAAGAGGGGTACGACCCCTCCTCGACCACCGAGACCTATGCCGCGATCACCCTCGAGGTCCACAACCGGCGCTGGGCGGGAGTCCCGTTCTACCTCCGCACCGGTAAGCGTCTGGGACGGCGCGTCACGGAGATCGCCGTAGTCTTCCGCCGCGCTCCGCACCTGCCGTTCGACGCGACCATGACGCAGGAGCTCGGCCAGAACGCCCTGGTCATCCGGGTCCAACCAGACGAGGGTGTCACCCTGCGCTTCGGTTCCAAGGTCCCCGGCACCGCGATGGAGGTCCGGGACGTCAACATGGACTTCGCCTACGGCGAGGCGTTCACCGAGTCCTCCCCCGAGGCGTACGAGCGTCTCATCCTGGACGTCCTCCTCGGAGAGCCCTCGCTCTTCCCGGTCTCCCGCGAAGTCGAACTGAGCTGGCAACTGCTGGACCCCGTCCTGCAGGAGTGGGAATCGGACGGGACCCCCGAGCAGTACCAGGCGGGTACCTGGGGGCCGAGGGGCGCCGACGAGATACTGGCCCGCAGTGGCCGCACATGGAGGCGACCGTGA
- the tal gene encoding transaldolase produces the protein MTNANLAALSASGVSVWLDDLSRQLLASGELEKRMSAYSIVGVTTNPAIFQSALADSSAYESALAEAVRADRDVDSVVRALTTSDVRDACDVLADIHRTTDGVDGRVSLEVDPGLADDTAGTVTQAVELSEVVDRPNVMIKIPATAAGLPAITDVIGKGIDVNVTLIFSAAQYRKVAEAYLTGLEQAVAAGHDLSAIHSVASVFVSRLDTEIDSRLPGSSDLRGQAGLANARLCQEVYDEVFDPAGRFGELADRGARPQRLLWASTGVKDPAYPDTLYVTGLVTHGTVNTMPFGTIEAFADHGVVEGDTVRGTAEASRATLDAVRAEGVDLEEVFALLEQQGVEKFVTAWDDLVDTVRARIDEIPTGS, from the coding sequence ATGACCAACGCCAATCTCGCCGCCCTGAGCGCCTCCGGCGTCTCCGTGTGGCTCGACGACCTGTCGCGGCAGCTCCTGGCCTCCGGCGAGCTCGAGAAGCGGATGTCCGCGTACTCGATCGTCGGCGTGACGACCAACCCCGCGATCTTCCAGTCGGCACTGGCCGACTCCTCCGCGTACGAGAGTGCGCTCGCCGAGGCGGTCCGGGCCGATCGCGACGTGGATTCCGTCGTCCGGGCCCTGACCACGTCCGACGTCCGCGACGCCTGTGACGTGCTGGCGGACATCCACCGGACGACCGACGGGGTGGACGGCCGTGTCTCCCTCGAGGTGGATCCCGGTCTCGCGGACGACACCGCGGGAACCGTCACCCAGGCGGTGGAGCTGTCCGAGGTGGTCGACCGACCGAACGTCATGATCAAGATCCCCGCCACCGCCGCGGGCCTGCCGGCCATCACGGATGTCATCGGCAAGGGGATCGACGTCAACGTCACCTTAATCTTCTCGGCGGCGCAGTACCGCAAGGTCGCCGAGGCGTACCTGACCGGGCTCGAGCAGGCTGTCGCAGCAGGGCACGACCTGTCCGCCATCCACTCGGTGGCGTCGGTGTTCGTCTCCCGGCTGGACACCGAGATCGACTCCCGACTTCCGGGATCGTCCGACCTGCGCGGCCAGGCCGGGCTGGCGAACGCCCGCCTGTGCCAGGAGGTCTACGACGAGGTCTTCGACCCGGCCGGTCGCTTCGGTGAGTTGGCCGATCGCGGGGCCCGCCCCCAGCGTCTCCTGTGGGCCTCTACGGGGGTCAAGGACCCGGCGTACCCGGACACCCTCTATGTGACCGGTCTGGTCACCCACGGCACGGTCAACACCATGCCGTTCGGCACCATCGAGGCGTTCGCGGACCACGGCGTCGTCGAGGGCGACACGGTCCGCGGCACCGCCGAGGCGTCCCGGGCCACTCTCGACGCCGTGCGCGCCGAGGGCGTGGACTTGGAGGAGGTCTTCGCGCTCCTGGAGCAACAGGGCGTGGAGAAGTTCGTGACCGCCTGGGACGATCTGGTGGACACCGTGCGGGCGCGGATCGACGAGATCCCGACCGGGTCGTGA